The proteins below are encoded in one region of Nitrospira sp.:
- a CDS encoding hypothetical protein (possible pseudo, frameshifted), producing MTKAPWRALRLRTTSTIQPSRAASTRVYPRKPKDDHPSIGAETDSIDNTLKAIEKAGGKVVTPKHSIGEWGFMADFADPEGNVMALWEKSKT from the coding sequence GTGACGAAGGCGCCATGGCGCGCACTACGACTGCGGACGACAAGTACAATCCAACCGAGCCGGGCGGCATCAACGAGGGTCTATCCACGCAAACCCAAAGACGACCATCCGTCGATCGGTGCGGAAACCGATTCGATCGATAACACGCTCAAGGCCATCGAGAAGGCAGGCGGGAAAGTCGTGACGCCGAAACATTCGATCGGTGAGTGGGGATTCATGGCCGACTTTGCGGATCCAGAAGGCAATGTGATGGCTCTGTGGGAGAAATCAAAGACATGA
- a CDS encoding dehydrogenase — protein MRFMVIVKATQDSEAGVMPSTQLLTDMGCFNEELVKAGIMLAGEGLHPSSKGVRVKFSGDKRTVIDGPFAETKELIAGYWLWQCKSKEEAIAWAKRCPNPAVDGKDGVLEIRQVFENEDFGAEFTPELREHEERVRTQAAKKK, from the coding sequence ATGCGGTTTATGGTCATTGTCAAGGCGACACAGGATTCAGAAGCCGGAGTCATGCCAAGTACTCAGCTCTTGACGGATATGGGGTGTTTTAACGAAGAACTCGTGAAGGCCGGAATCATGCTTGCCGGCGAGGGATTGCACCCCAGTTCCAAAGGCGTTCGCGTGAAATTTTCCGGAGACAAGCGTACGGTCATCGACGGCCCCTTTGCCGAAACAAAGGAACTGATTGCCGGCTATTGGCTGTGGCAATGCAAATCGAAGGAAGAGGCGATCGCATGGGCGAAACGCTGTCCCAATCCGGCCGTTGACGGCAAGGACGGTGTGCTCGAAATTCGTCAGGTCTTCGAGAACGAAGACTTCGGGGCCGAGTTCACGCCGGAACTAAGAGAGCATGAAGAACGGGTTCGGACGCAAGCAGCCAAGAAGAAATAG
- a CDS encoding non-homologous end joining protein Ku, translating into MPPRSTGSGTISFGLVSIPVKFYTAASSESVSFNQLHGKCGSRIKQQTFCPVCNETVERSTLVKGYEFAKDQYVRFTDEELDSLEGEASKVIDIAEFVPLPKVDPIYFEKTYYLGPDKGGEKAYRLLADAMAKTDRVALAKFVMRGKENLVLIRPAQDGLMLHTMYFADEVRNFGEIEKGQTAKVKDGELQLALKLVDELSSGDFNPDKYQDEYRLRVLDLVNLKVEGKEVTTSGPQVQHAQVIDLMEALKESLAKRVPREKKPAVQAKRAESASQKPEKKVAQTSRK; encoded by the coding sequence ATGCCGCCTCGCTCAACCGGCTCGGGCACTATCTCTTTCGGGCTCGTCTCGATTCCCGTCAAATTCTATACGGCCGCGTCCTCCGAGAGCGTCTCGTTCAACCAGCTCCACGGTAAGTGCGGCAGCCGGATCAAACAGCAGACGTTCTGTCCAGTCTGTAACGAAACAGTGGAACGGAGCACGCTCGTCAAAGGCTACGAGTTTGCCAAGGATCAGTACGTACGGTTCACCGATGAGGAGCTCGATTCCTTGGAAGGAGAGGCCTCAAAGGTCATTGATATCGCTGAATTCGTACCGCTTCCCAAGGTGGATCCAATCTATTTTGAGAAGACCTACTACCTTGGTCCCGACAAGGGAGGCGAAAAGGCGTACCGGCTCTTGGCGGACGCCATGGCCAAGACCGACCGGGTCGCCCTCGCGAAATTCGTGATGCGCGGCAAGGAGAACCTCGTCTTGATCAGACCGGCGCAGGACGGCCTGATGCTCCACACCATGTATTTCGCCGATGAGGTGCGGAACTTCGGCGAGATCGAGAAGGGGCAAACCGCCAAAGTGAAGGACGGTGAGCTGCAGCTGGCCTTGAAACTCGTGGATGAATTGTCCAGCGGCGACTTCAATCCCGATAAGTATCAGGACGAATATCGGCTGCGCGTCCTGGATCTCGTCAACCTCAAGGTCGAGGGCAAGGAAGTGACGACGAGCGGCCCACAGGTTCAGCACGCTCAGGTCATCGACCTGATGGAGGCGCTCAAGGAGAGCCTCGCCAAGCGAGTCCCACGGGAGAAGAAACCTGCTGTGCAAGCAAAGCGTGCGGAGTCGGCGTCGCAGAAGCCGGAAAAGAAGGTCGCGCAGACGTCCAGGAAGTGA
- a CDS encoding ATP-dependent DNA ligase codes for MTNKKIQHLEAYRKKRDPERTPEPFGGRRVVSARLFVVHQHAARRIHYDLRLEMDGVLKSWAVPKGPSVRPEEKRLALHVEDHPIEYGDFEGVIPAGNYGAGGVIIWDRGWYRPVKDGDPLEQLAKGKLEVELFGFKLRGRWTLARMAKKEKDWLLLKKADAAASRLELIERYPQSVLSGLTVEEIRDPSIKRAAIRAHVQAVGASLSEVSGRHQPFMLATLAERPVSGKEWLFEIKYDGVRVMASRHGQAVELYGRSGQAITGRYPELVSALRALPVESFLLDGEIVALDENGKPSFERLQARMHLTSPRDVERAVAAVPVMGICFDCLALDGHDLRRLPLLARKECLRMLLPPLGPVRYGDHVSEHGEAFFEAASAERLEGIVAKKRNSLYTGGRSQDWIKIKCLLRQEFVIGGYTNPQGARAYFGALHIGIYDGARLEYVSKVGTGFGDASLKNVWEALQSLRRSTSPFDVGTPTGRNHHWVEPTLVCEVRFTEWTKDGGIRHPAFLGLRTDKRPEECRREKPVDIAARVPSLVESFPPAEVKITNPKKVFWPADGYTKTDLVEYYVAMAPYLLPYLRDRPVVLTRYPDGITGKSFFQKDAPEFTPAWVRTERIYSKDAEREIDYFIVNDVETLRYVINLGTIPLHLWSARVDALDRPDWLILDLDPKGAPFTDVVKVARQLHRILDELDLPSYVKTSGATGLHILIPLGACYTHEEARTFARLLALLGVEAMPNLATLARPIRAREGRVYIDFGQNGHGRTIVAPFSVRPLPGAPASCPLPWQLVTARLDPRRFTITGLPALIEKMGDPLAPLLTGSLDMAAAIARIEARLPPPR; via the coding sequence GTGACCAACAAGAAGATTCAGCACCTTGAAGCCTACCGGAAAAAGCGCGATCCCGAGCGGACACCCGAGCCGTTCGGCGGTCGCCGGGTTGTAAGCGCGCGACTCTTCGTTGTCCACCAGCACGCGGCCAGGCGGATCCACTACGATTTGCGTCTCGAGATGGATGGGGTCCTGAAGAGCTGGGCCGTGCCCAAGGGCCCATCCGTACGGCCTGAGGAGAAGCGTCTTGCCCTGCATGTCGAAGACCACCCGATCGAGTACGGCGATTTTGAGGGGGTCATCCCGGCTGGCAATTACGGTGCCGGCGGGGTCATCATCTGGGATCGCGGGTGGTACCGACCGGTCAAGGACGGCGACCCCCTCGAGCAGCTTGCCAAGGGAAAGCTGGAAGTCGAGTTGTTCGGCTTTAAGCTCCGCGGCCGGTGGACGCTCGCGCGAATGGCCAAGAAGGAGAAGGATTGGCTCCTGTTGAAGAAGGCGGATGCCGCAGCCTCCCGCTTGGAACTCATCGAGCGTTATCCCCAGTCGGTCCTCTCGGGTCTCACCGTCGAAGAGATTCGCGATCCATCCATTAAACGCGCAGCGATCCGGGCGCACGTGCAAGCCGTTGGGGCTTCCCTGAGCGAGGTCTCGGGACGACATCAACCGTTCATGTTGGCTACGCTCGCGGAGCGCCCGGTGTCAGGCAAGGAGTGGCTGTTCGAGATCAAATACGACGGGGTGCGGGTGATGGCCTCTCGTCATGGGCAAGCGGTGGAGTTGTACGGCCGAAGCGGTCAAGCGATCACAGGGCGCTATCCGGAGTTGGTGAGTGCACTGCGGGCCCTTCCGGTGGAATCGTTCCTCCTCGATGGCGAGATCGTTGCGCTTGACGAGAACGGGAAGCCGAGCTTCGAGCGGCTTCAGGCCCGCATGCATCTCACGAGCCCGCGCGACGTCGAACGCGCGGTGGCGGCCGTTCCCGTCATGGGGATCTGCTTCGACTGTCTGGCGCTGGATGGGCACGACCTTCGTCGGCTTCCTCTTCTCGCACGCAAGGAATGTCTGCGGATGCTCCTGCCGCCCCTGGGCCCGGTCCGTTACGGAGATCACGTCTCTGAGCACGGCGAGGCATTCTTCGAGGCTGCGTCCGCCGAACGCCTCGAGGGGATCGTGGCCAAGAAACGGAACAGTCTCTACACCGGCGGCCGATCGCAAGATTGGATCAAGATCAAGTGCCTGCTCCGCCAGGAATTCGTCATCGGCGGCTACACAAATCCCCAGGGAGCGCGGGCGTACTTCGGGGCGCTGCACATCGGTATCTATGACGGGGCTCGCCTGGAATACGTCTCCAAGGTCGGCACCGGATTCGGCGACGCGTCCCTCAAGAACGTCTGGGAAGCGCTGCAATCGCTCAGGCGCTCAACGTCTCCGTTTGACGTCGGCACCCCCACGGGCCGGAACCACCACTGGGTCGAGCCCACGCTGGTCTGCGAGGTCCGCTTTACCGAATGGACCAAGGATGGGGGGATTCGCCATCCAGCCTTCCTTGGACTGCGGACGGACAAACGCCCGGAGGAGTGCAGGCGAGAAAAGCCCGTAGACATTGCGGCACGCGTTCCTTCACTGGTCGAGTCCTTCCCTCCAGCAGAGGTCAAGATTACAAACCCTAAGAAGGTGTTCTGGCCGGCGGACGGTTACACCAAGACAGATCTGGTCGAATACTACGTTGCCATGGCCCCCTACCTGCTCCCGTACCTTCGGGATCGGCCGGTGGTGCTCACGCGCTACCCCGACGGAATCACGGGGAAGTCGTTCTTTCAAAAGGACGCACCGGAGTTCACTCCGGCGTGGGTCCGTACGGAACGGATCTACTCCAAGGACGCCGAGCGCGAGATCGACTATTTCATCGTGAACGATGTCGAGACCCTGCGCTACGTGATCAATCTGGGGACGATCCCGCTCCATCTGTGGAGCGCGCGGGTCGACGCTCTCGACCGGCCGGACTGGTTGATTCTCGATCTCGATCCAAAAGGGGCTCCGTTCACCGACGTCGTGAAGGTCGCGCGGCAACTCCACCGAATCCTGGACGAGCTTGACCTGCCAAGTTACGTCAAGACTTCTGGCGCCACCGGCCTCCACATCCTCATTCCCCTCGGCGCCTGCTACACGCATGAGGAGGCGCGCACGTTCGCTCGGTTGCTGGCCCTACTCGGTGTAGAGGCCATGCCCAACCTTGCCACCCTTGCCCGTCCCATTCGGGCCCGTGAAGGGAGAGTCTACATCGATTTCGGCCAGAACGGTCACGGCCGGACGATCGTGGCCCCGTTCTCGGTCCGTCCACTGCCCGGCGCCCCCGCTTCGTGTCCGCTTCCATGGCAGCTGGTGACCGCGCGCCTGGACCCCCGCCGCTTTACGATCACAGGGCTGCCCGCACTGATCGAGAAAATGGGCGATCCTCTGGCACCGCTCCTCACCGGCTCCCTGGACATGGCTGCGGCCATCGCCCGCATCGAGGCCCGCCTCCCTCCGCCCCGTTGA
- a CDS encoding glyoxalase, whose product MALEGLQVRVKRIVSNIETLDMEKAHAFYHDVLGLEIVMDHGWLRTYGSDSKMGVQVSFASQGGSGTPVPHLSIEVDDLEAALNRVKKAQIAIEYGPAVEPWGVRRFYIRDPLGKLINILQHV is encoded by the coding sequence GTGGCGCTGGAGGGACTGCAAGTGAGGGTCAAACGCATCGTCTCTAACATCGAAACCTTAGACATGGAGAAGGCACACGCCTTTTACCATGACGTGCTCGGCCTCGAGATCGTTATGGATCATGGCTGGTTACGAACGTACGGTTCGGATTCCAAGATGGGAGTTCAGGTCAGTTTTGCCTCACAAGGTGGGTCTGGCACACCCGTCCCACATCTCTCTATTGAGGTTGACGACCTTGAGGCTGCTTTGAACAGAGTCAAAAAAGCACAGATCGCCATTGAATACGGACCGGCAGTCGAGCCATGGGGAGTACGAAGATTCTACATCCGCGATCCGCTTGGAAAGTTGATCAATATCCTGCAACATGTGTAG
- a CDS encoding acriflavine resistance protein B produces MRSFTDIFIKHPVLAVVVNLVIVLAGWRALSVLPVQQYPKLESSSVVITTVYYGASAETVRGFLSTPIERVVSAIAGVDYVESTSRAGVSTVTVHLKLNHSSTAALAEVTARLQQVRSELPAEAEPPVIEVQRADRPYASFYLSFTSSERSVPAVTDWLQRTLQPQFSTLAGVQRVTIEGGRQLAMRVWIDPDRLAAMNLSPGDVQAALQRNNFLAAVGRTKGNLVQVNLLANTDLRSTEEFEDLIVSDRGGAIVRLRDVARVERGAEEADMVAKYNDTEGVYLGIWPVPGANEIEVAQRLRDEMDRLRPTLPPDIDMRLVWDGTMFMRNALAEITKTLSETVLIVALVVFLFMGSMRTALVPLVAMPVSLIGAAIFLYAFGFSLNLLTLLAIVLSVGLVVDDAIVVVENVERHVRAGRSRIEAALIGARELMGPIIAMTITLATVYTPIGFQGGLTGSLFLEFALTLAVAVVLSGLVAVTLSPVMSSRFVDPQGKESRLTRLVNHGFGRVRDAYARLLDGALSMRGGIVAAAFLIMVVAWPLYLYSRQELAPVEDQSHISLFFEASPDSTLAATNREQLQVVRAIRAFPETNFTWSLTTAWGGFGGLVAKDWHERSRSTEEMYGEVYGAVSQVPGLRVFPRLDPPLPTPGQYDVELVLQSETPADQMLETTASVLAAGWKSGKFLYVDTDLKIDLPEARVVLDRERLADLGLDLAGVGRELGTMLGGAYVNRFNFFDRSYKVIPQLGDEDRATLDPLLDLKIKTPGGQLVPVSTFTHIESSAAPRTLNRFQQRNAVRIFGGVKPGVTKEEGLRVLEAAAAAAGGPRVVLDYAGESRQLRLEGAALTVTLGFAVLLIYLVLAAQFQSFRDPLIVLLGSVPLAISGALVFSFLDLTTINIYSQVGLITLVGLIAKNGILIVEFANQLQTGGLTRAAAVREAALTRLRPVLMTSAATVFGHLPLVLASGPGAAARNSIGIVLVSGMTVGTLFTLFIVPVFYSLIAAQHRLPAVHDEEVSQDGLIAAGAKA; encoded by the coding sequence ATGCGCTCGTTTACCGATATATTCATCAAGCATCCAGTCCTGGCCGTCGTCGTCAACCTGGTCATTGTGCTGGCCGGGTGGCGGGCGCTCTCGGTCCTGCCGGTGCAGCAGTATCCCAAGCTCGAAAGCTCCTCGGTGGTGATCACCACGGTCTACTACGGCGCGAGTGCCGAGACTGTGCGGGGATTTCTGAGCACGCCGATTGAGCGGGTCGTCTCCGCCATCGCCGGCGTTGATTATGTCGAGTCGACCAGTCGTGCGGGGGTCAGCACGGTGACGGTGCATCTCAAGCTCAACCACAGCAGCACCGCGGCGCTTGCCGAAGTCACCGCGCGGCTGCAGCAAGTGCGATCTGAACTCCCGGCTGAAGCGGAGCCGCCCGTGATCGAAGTGCAACGGGCGGACCGGCCGTATGCCTCCTTCTACCTCAGCTTCACCTCCAGCGAGCGGAGCGTGCCAGCTGTCACCGACTGGCTGCAGCGCACGCTACAGCCCCAATTCTCGACGCTCGCGGGGGTTCAGCGCGTGACTATCGAGGGGGGGCGTCAGCTCGCCATGCGCGTGTGGATCGATCCCGATCGCCTGGCCGCCATGAATCTGTCTCCGGGTGACGTGCAGGCGGCCCTCCAACGCAACAATTTTCTGGCTGCGGTCGGCCGGACGAAGGGAAACCTCGTGCAGGTCAATCTGCTCGCCAATACGGACTTGCGCTCGACGGAGGAATTCGAGGATTTGATCGTCTCCGACCGGGGAGGCGCCATTGTGCGTCTCAGGGACGTGGCGCGGGTTGAACGTGGTGCCGAAGAAGCGGACATGGTGGCCAAGTATAACGATACCGAGGGGGTTTATCTCGGCATCTGGCCCGTGCCGGGTGCGAACGAAATCGAAGTGGCCCAACGCCTGCGCGACGAAATGGATCGTCTCAGGCCGACCCTGCCGCCGGATATCGACATGCGTCTTGTCTGGGACGGCACCATGTTCATGCGGAACGCGTTAGCGGAGATCACCAAGACGCTGTCGGAGACCGTCTTGATCGTGGCGTTGGTGGTGTTCCTGTTCATGGGCTCGATGCGCACGGCCTTGGTGCCGCTTGTGGCGATGCCCGTTTCGCTGATCGGGGCCGCGATCTTTCTGTATGCGTTCGGGTTCAGTCTCAATCTTCTGACGTTGCTCGCGATCGTGTTGTCCGTCGGGTTGGTCGTGGATGACGCCATTGTCGTCGTCGAGAACGTGGAGCGCCACGTGCGCGCGGGTCGATCACGGATCGAGGCCGCCTTGATCGGTGCCCGGGAGCTGATGGGTCCGATCATCGCGATGACGATCACGCTGGCCACGGTGTATACGCCGATCGGGTTTCAGGGCGGCCTGACTGGCTCGTTGTTTCTGGAGTTCGCGCTGACGCTGGCGGTTGCGGTAGTACTATCCGGTCTCGTCGCCGTGACGCTGTCCCCCGTCATGAGCTCGCGATTCGTGGACCCGCAGGGGAAGGAAAGCCGATTGACCAGGCTGGTCAATCACGGATTCGGGCGAGTGCGCGACGCCTACGCGAGGCTGCTCGACGGCGCGCTGAGTATGCGCGGCGGAATCGTCGCGGCCGCGTTCCTCATCATGGTGGTCGCCTGGCCGCTGTATCTGTATTCCCGCCAGGAGCTGGCTCCCGTCGAGGATCAAAGCCACATCAGTTTGTTCTTCGAAGCGTCGCCGGATTCGACGCTGGCTGCCACCAACCGCGAGCAGCTACAGGTGGTGCGCGCGATCAGGGCCTTTCCGGAAACCAATTTCACCTGGTCGCTGACAACGGCGTGGGGCGGATTCGGCGGCCTGGTGGCCAAGGATTGGCACGAGCGGTCACGGTCCACTGAGGAGATGTACGGCGAGGTGTACGGCGCCGTGTCGCAGGTGCCCGGGTTGCGGGTATTCCCGCGCCTAGACCCCCCGCTGCCCACGCCCGGCCAGTACGATGTCGAGCTGGTGCTGCAGAGCGAGACGCCAGCCGATCAAATGCTCGAAACCACCGCCTCTGTGCTGGCTGCCGGATGGAAGAGCGGCAAGTTTTTGTATGTGGACACGGATCTCAAGATTGATCTCCCAGAGGCCCGCGTGGTGTTGGACCGAGAGCGGTTGGCGGATCTGGGGCTCGATCTGGCGGGAGTCGGCCGGGAGCTGGGAACGATGCTCGGTGGGGCATATGTGAACCGGTTCAACTTTTTCGACCGGAGCTACAAAGTGATTCCACAGCTTGGGGACGAGGACCGGGCTACGCTCGATCCCTTGCTCGACCTCAAGATCAAAACTCCCGGTGGTCAGCTCGTGCCGGTGTCGACGTTCACGCACATCGAGTCGAGTGCCGCACCGCGTACCTTGAATCGGTTCCAACAGCGTAACGCCGTACGGATTTTCGGCGGCGTGAAGCCCGGTGTCACCAAGGAAGAGGGGTTGCGGGTGCTCGAAGCGGCTGCCGCGGCGGCGGGTGGGCCCCGGGTGGTGCTCGACTACGCGGGTGAGTCGCGTCAACTCCGTCTTGAAGGGGCGGCGCTGACGGTGACCCTCGGCTTCGCGGTCTTGCTGATTTATTTGGTGCTGGCGGCACAGTTCCAGAGCTTTCGCGATCCGCTCATCGTGTTGTTGGGGTCGGTTCCGCTCGCGATTTCCGGGGCGCTCGTGTTCAGCTTTCTGGATCTCACCACCATCAACATCTATTCGCAGGTGGGGCTGATCACCCTCGTGGGGCTGATCGCGAAGAACGGCATTCTGATCGTTGAGTTTGCGAACCAGTTGCAGACCGGCGGTCTTACGCGAGCGGCAGCGGTCCGCGAGGCAGCGTTAACCAGATTGCGGCCGGTGCTGATGACGTCCGCGGCTACGGTATTCGGACATCTTCCATTAGTGCTGGCATCCGGGCCTGGGGCTGCGGCCCGCAACAGTATCGGAATCGTGTTGGTTTCTGGGATGACCGTAGGGACCTTGTTTACCTTATTCATCGTCCCCGTGTTCTATTCGCTGATAGCAGCCCAGCACCGTCTCCCGGCGGTCCATGATGAGGAGGTCTCACAAGACGGGCTGATCGCGGCTGGAGCAAAGGCCTGA
- a CDS encoding MexH family multidrug efflux RND transporter periplasmic adaptor subunit, with product MIRRDWIKSMLLLTVVLLTGLSLAAWKYETLQSNEASSTNQPEPIEVVTVASVRELDHRPTTTSIGTVLALRSITLRNELPGTVRQVRLMPGHIVEAGTILVALDVAVEEAELKAQEAQVALARTVFDRRRHLSQDLAAAQEEVDRARADLDVGKAQIARIKAIIERKTIRAPFRARVGIADVHPGQYLNEGTALTTLQGVDDAAHVDFSVTQQVAVALHEGQPVDVFPPGVGSPLTAIIVALDARVDPATRNAIVRAKLDRAAAVVAPGSSVRVRVSVGASRKAVAVPVSAVRKGPGGDQVFVVSPDAEGRDRAHVRAVESGAMVGDEMVIHAGLAPGERIAASGSFKLREAVLVKDSGENSDLAQVMTRH from the coding sequence ATGATTCGTCGTGATTGGATCAAATCGATGCTGCTATTGACCGTGGTCCTCCTGACCGGCCTCTCGCTGGCGGCCTGGAAGTATGAGACTTTGCAAAGCAACGAGGCCTCGTCGACAAACCAGCCGGAACCGATCGAGGTGGTGACCGTCGCATCGGTACGGGAGCTGGACCATCGGCCGACTACGACCTCGATCGGCACCGTTCTGGCGTTACGGTCGATCACTCTGCGGAATGAGCTGCCGGGGACGGTTCGCCAGGTCAGACTGATGCCCGGACACATCGTCGAGGCGGGAACCATCCTCGTGGCGCTCGATGTGGCGGTGGAGGAAGCCGAACTGAAGGCGCAGGAGGCGCAAGTGGCTCTTGCGAGGACGGTGTTCGATCGTCGCCGGCACTTGAGCCAAGATCTGGCTGCCGCGCAGGAAGAGGTCGACCGCGCACGGGCCGACCTCGATGTGGGGAAGGCTCAAATCGCTCGCATCAAGGCGATCATCGAACGAAAGACCATCCGCGCGCCGTTTCGCGCTCGCGTGGGCATTGCAGATGTGCATCCAGGCCAATACCTCAACGAAGGCACGGCGCTTACGACGCTCCAAGGAGTGGACGACGCCGCACACGTGGATTTCTCGGTCACGCAGCAGGTCGCCGTAGCACTGCATGAGGGCCAGCCGGTGGACGTGTTCCCTCCCGGCGTCGGGTCGCCATTAACGGCCATAATCGTCGCACTCGATGCCCGTGTGGATCCCGCGACGCGCAATGCCATCGTCAGAGCCAAGCTCGACCGTGCCGCGGCCGTCGTCGCACCGGGCAGTTCGGTGCGGGTTCGCGTGTCGGTCGGCGCCTCGCGGAAAGCTGTGGCGGTACCTGTCAGTGCGGTGCGCAAGGGGCCAGGGGGCGATCAAGTGTTCGTCGTCAGTCCGGACGCAGAGGGACGCGATCGGGCGCATGTTCGGGCGGTCGAGAGCGGAGCGATGGTGGGTGACGAGATGGTCATCCATGCCGGTCTCGCCCCGGGCGAACGCATCGCGGCGTCGGGCTCCTTCAAGCTGCGGGAGGCCGTACTGGTGAAGGACAGTGGCGAGAACTCGGACCTGGCTCAGGTGATGACCCGGCATTGA
- a CDS encoding membrane protein gives MSDIQHFLIEYGVAVLMAVVFAEQVGLPLPAFPLLVAAGALAGAGYLNPWVAVALTLCSSLLADGLWYELGRRKGRPVLDWLCRISLEPTSCVRRTEAFFVTHGARSLVLAKFLPGLSTIAPPLAGIVGFGLLRFLLYDGVGAFLWTGSGLGIGYAFTEQIEEMYASVEAAAPIVTSGLLALAVSYIAYKALVRRSQLNGVSRISADELWTRFADGEPLTLIDVRQLSSDTETPAIPQAIRLSIDDLTHRYAELPHDRDLVIYCGCPADAAGAHAALVLQRKGLARVRVLAGGIEAWRSVAEKHTSGSEIAESSFATV, from the coding sequence ATGAGCGACATTCAGCACTTTTTGATCGAATACGGCGTGGCGGTCCTCATGGCTGTCGTATTTGCCGAGCAAGTGGGTCTGCCCCTTCCTGCGTTTCCATTGCTTGTGGCCGCGGGGGCACTGGCTGGCGCGGGCTACCTCAATCCCTGGGTGGCCGTGGCACTGACGCTCTGCTCATCCTTATTGGCCGACGGCCTGTGGTACGAGTTGGGCCGAAGAAAGGGGCGTCCGGTCCTCGATTGGCTGTGCCGCATTTCGCTGGAACCGACGTCCTGTGTCAGACGCACCGAGGCGTTCTTCGTCACGCATGGAGCGCGTTCTCTGGTGCTCGCGAAATTTCTACCGGGCTTGAGCACCATTGCTCCTCCGCTGGCTGGCATCGTGGGATTCGGGCTGCTCCGGTTCTTGCTTTATGACGGGGTTGGAGCATTCCTGTGGACGGGGTCTGGTCTTGGAATCGGCTATGCCTTCACCGAGCAGATCGAGGAGATGTACGCGTCCGTCGAAGCGGCCGCGCCAATTGTCACGAGCGGATTACTCGCCCTGGCTGTATCGTACATAGCCTATAAAGCGCTGGTCCGTCGCAGCCAACTCAACGGTGTGTCTCGTATTAGCGCCGATGAGCTCTGGACCCGATTCGCGGACGGCGAACCTCTGACGCTGATCGATGTTCGCCAGCTTTCAAGCGACACGGAGACCCCGGCGATCCCGCAGGCAATCCGGCTGTCAATCGACGACCTGACGCATCGCTATGCCGAACTTCCCCATGATCGCGACCTTGTCATCTATTGCGGATGCCCCGCGGATGCGGCGGGTGCACACGCCGCGTTGGTCTTGCAACGAAAGGGACTCGCCCGGGTGCGGGTGCTTGCCGGCGGGATCGAGGCATGGCGCTCCGTGGCCGAGAAGCATACGAGCGGGTCGGAGATCGCCGAAAGCAGTTTCGCCACCGTGTAA